In Chitinivibrionales bacterium, one genomic interval encodes:
- a CDS encoding ankyrin repeat domain-containing protein, which yields MKSSRLRPLILTIPVLFLQLQASDETDSLLFQLVVSGPLTELNRCIDKCSSLNCRRPDGTTPLLAAVQANNNAAVGILLEHGADASLADTMHFDALYWALRKGHYQIADALLAHGVNVDRPNAQGNSPLMSAVMRGDLATAHYLLSRGADRKRKSASGQTPKAVAQRNRDTAMVGMLTSFTAAQPAQTAADTSADRNGNTFMDANEFFAAIQSGRRSFCACVFMGMDLKGMKLSGLNFQQANFSGCDLRGADMRSCDLCAAVLRSAYLHGADLRSAQVDSADFGGAMLTAADLRDAKGLTFDQLRSAQNLFKTKMDDETLDVMKREYPKHFKDPGGAWHVEAVKAK from the coding sequence GTGAAATCTTCCCGGCTGCGGCCGCTTATCCTGACAATTCCCGTTCTTTTTTTACAGCTCCAGGCATCCGACGAAACCGACAGTCTCCTTTTCCAGCTCGTGGTCTCCGGCCCCCTCACCGAGCTCAACCGGTGTATTGACAAATGCTCCTCCCTCAACTGCCGGCGGCCCGACGGCACCACGCCCCTGCTTGCCGCGGTGCAGGCAAACAATAACGCCGCAGTAGGCATCCTGCTCGAGCACGGCGCTGACGCGTCGCTCGCCGACACCATGCATTTCGACGCCCTGTACTGGGCGCTGCGTAAAGGGCACTATCAGATCGCCGACGCATTGCTTGCGCACGGCGTCAACGTCGACCGCCCCAATGCTCAGGGCAATTCGCCCCTGATGTCGGCGGTCATGCGCGGTGACCTCGCCACCGCGCATTATTTACTTTCGCGCGGAGCAGACCGCAAACGCAAGTCCGCCTCCGGGCAAACGCCGAAAGCGGTCGCGCAGCGCAACCGCGACACGGCCATGGTCGGCATGCTCACATCGTTTACCGCCGCACAACCGGCACAAACGGCCGCCGATACCAGCGCCGACCGCAACGGCAATACCTTTATGGACGCAAACGAATTTTTTGCCGCAATCCAGTCGGGACGGCGCAGCTTCTGTGCATGCGTGTTCATGGGAATGGATTTAAAGGGAATGAAGCTTTCGGGCCTTAATTTTCAGCAGGCGAACTTCTCCGGGTGCGACCTGCGCGGCGCGGACATGCGCTCGTGCGACCTGTGCGCCGCCGTGCTGCGGAGCGCGTACCTGCACGGCGCCGATCTCAGAAGCGCGCAGGTTGACAGCGCGGACTTCGGCGGCGCCATGCTCACCGCCGCCGACCTGCGCGACGCAAAGGGGCTCACGTTCGACCAACTGCGGAGCGCGCAGAATTTGTTTAAAACAAAAATGGACGACGAGACACTCGATGTCATGAAACGGGAATACCCGAAACATTTCAAGGACCCGGGAGGGGCGTGGCATGTGGAGGCGGTGAAAGCAAAGTGA
- a CDS encoding PIN domain-containing protein gives MKSFMANEIFFDTSGLFSIVVNDDDKHETASDIVRRVIKNGNRLVATDYIINETATLLKAWEHAQAISNLFDGVMSSRTCRIDWMDPEHFDSTKAFFLKHHDHEWSFTDCFSFIVMRSAGILDALTKDAHFKEAGFNPLLL, from the coding sequence ATGAAATCATTTATGGCAAATGAAATATTCTTCGATACGAGCGGTTTGTTTTCTATTGTGGTCAATGACGACGATAAACATGAAACGGCAAGCGACATTGTCCGCCGCGTTATAAAAAACGGAAATAGGCTTGTTGCCACGGATTATATCATTAATGAAACCGCGACGCTTCTGAAGGCATGGGAGCATGCACAAGCTATTTCAAATCTTTTTGACGGCGTAATGTCCTCTAGGACTTGTCGAATTGACTGGATGGATCCAGAACATTTCGACAGTACAAAAGCTTTTTTTCTAAAACACCATGATCACGAATGGTCGTTTACCGATTGTTTCAGCTTTATTGTCATGAGAAGTGCTGGAATACTAGATGCGCTGACAAAAGATGCGCACTTCAAGGAAGCCGGCTTTAATCCGCTTTTGTTATAA
- a CDS encoding aldo/keto reductase, whose protein sequence is MNFRTFGKTNWQISEIGCGMWGLADWTGGSDKESEEALDRAVDLGCNFFDTAWAYGGGKSEQILGRLIKRHPGKKLYVATKIPPKNFKWPSKREYSLDECFPPDHIREYVEKSLRNLDAPVDLIQFHVWEDGWADDTRWQEAVASLKKQGKIKAAGISINRWEPDNGLDTIRTGLIESVQVIYNIFDQSPEDLLFPLCKEQEIAVIARVPFDEGTLAGVITLDTKFPANDWRGTYFVPENLKASVEHAERLKKIIPAQMTLPETALRFILSNPVVSTTIPGMRKTKHVESNIAAGNKGPLDEKMLGELKKHRWDRKPTTWSQ, encoded by the coding sequence ATGAACTTCCGTACCTTCGGCAAAACAAACTGGCAGATCAGCGAAATCGGCTGCGGCATGTGGGGCCTCGCCGACTGGACCGGTGGCAGCGACAAGGAATCGGAGGAAGCGCTTGACCGGGCGGTCGATCTCGGGTGCAATTTCTTCGACACCGCTTGGGCCTACGGCGGCGGCAAGAGCGAGCAGATCCTCGGCAGGCTGATCAAGCGGCATCCCGGCAAAAAGCTTTACGTTGCGACGAAAATCCCGCCCAAGAATTTCAAATGGCCTTCCAAGCGGGAATATTCCCTTGACGAATGCTTCCCGCCGGACCATATCAGGGAATATGTTGAAAAAAGCCTCAGAAATCTCGATGCGCCGGTTGATTTGATCCAGTTCCATGTCTGGGAAGACGGCTGGGCGGACGACACCCGATGGCAGGAGGCGGTCGCCTCGCTTAAGAAGCAGGGAAAAATTAAAGCGGCTGGCATCAGCATCAACCGGTGGGAGCCGGACAACGGCCTTGACACGATAAGAACTGGCCTCATCGAGTCGGTGCAGGTGATCTACAATATTTTCGACCAGTCCCCCGAAGACCTCCTGTTTCCGCTTTGCAAAGAGCAGGAGATTGCGGTGATCGCCCGCGTGCCGTTCGACGAAGGCACGCTCGCCGGCGTGATCACGCTCGATACAAAGTTCCCCGCGAACGACTGGCGCGGAACCTACTTCGTGCCTGAAAACCTCAAGGCCAGCGTCGAGCACGCGGAGCGGCTTAAAAAGATCATTCCCGCACAAATGACCTTGCCCGAAACGGCGCTGCGGTTCATCCTGAGCAATCCAGTCGTGTCAACCACCATACCGGGCATGCGTAAAACGAAACACGTGGAATCGAACATTGCCGCGGGCAACAAGGGGCCGCTTGATGAAAAAATGCTGGGCGAGCTGAAAAAACACCGGTGGGACAGAAAGCCGACCACGTGGTCGCAGTAG
- a CDS encoding pyrimidine dimer DNA glycosylase/endonuclease V, whose protein sequence is MRLWSIHPGYLDAQGLVALWREALLARKVLRGKTTAYRNHPQLRRFLLSNNPRASIHRYLHFVFEEAKQRGYHFDRRKISGPVQNVKLRVTAGQLRYELAHLKQKLRDRDKKKRKEISGIKAPLPHPIFLIVRGGIEDWEKRT, encoded by the coding sequence GTGCGCCTGTGGAGCATCCATCCCGGTTATCTTGACGCCCAGGGCCTCGTGGCGCTGTGGCGAGAAGCGCTTCTTGCGCGTAAAGTTCTGCGCGGGAAAACCACCGCATACCGCAACCATCCCCAGCTCAGGCGTTTTTTGCTGAGTAACAATCCCCGCGCATCCATTCACCGATACTTGCATTTCGTGTTTGAGGAGGCGAAACAGCGGGGATACCATTTTGACAGAAGAAAAATATCCGGACCAGTCCAAAATGTAAAGCTGCGGGTGACCGCTGGTCAACTGCGCTACGAACTTGCGCACCTCAAGCAGAAGCTCCGCGACCGCGATAAAAAAAAGCGGAAAGAGATCTCAGGAATAAAAGCGCCGCTGCCGCACCCAATCTTTCTTATCGTTCGTGGCGGAATTGAGGATTGGGAGAAAAGAACCTGA
- a CDS encoding DUF2127 domain-containing protein: MPQPSSRPLGIFLIALFKLIKGALFVSLAVIVLKLLDKDIADLFMVLITKLHIDAENRFVQDIFMRLDLIDNRLLKEISASAFFMAGMFFTEGAGLLFQRRWAEYMAVFETGLFIPFELYEMVWHGTVTKVILLGINIAVVVYLVVLLVRKSSEKPAARSGQEKRPSAEKTGA, translated from the coding sequence ATGCCCCAGCCTTCCTCTCGCCCGCTCGGCATTTTCCTCATAGCCCTGTTCAAACTGATAAAAGGGGCGCTGTTTGTCAGCCTCGCCGTGATTGTGCTCAAGCTGCTCGACAAGGACATTGCCGACCTCTTCATGGTGCTGATCACCAAGCTGCATATCGACGCAGAAAACCGATTTGTCCAGGACATTTTCATGCGGCTCGACCTGATAGACAACCGCCTGCTTAAGGAGATAAGCGCGAGCGCGTTTTTCATGGCCGGGATGTTCTTTACCGAAGGCGCGGGGCTGTTGTTTCAGCGACGGTGGGCCGAATACATGGCGGTGTTTGAAACGGGGCTGTTCATTCCGTTTGAACTGTACGAGATGGTCTGGCATGGCACGGTCACGAAGGTCATTCTGCTGGGCATCAATATCGCCGTCGTGGTGTATCTGGTCGTTTTGCTGGTCCGGAAATCTTCGGAGAAACCCGCCGCCCGGTCCGGACAAGAAAAGCGCCCGTCTGCCGAAAAGACGGGCGCGTGA
- a CDS encoding DUF4954 family protein translates to MDDIKTLTAGILEKSEFLNAVRPLKQGKTKSRLFGDAVRHLSEDEISRLKAQGNRAADWHLILVAEAFRPGGVTDSAFFGVCVLGAFDGRPVAADASLAIPCGIYKSVIVESEIGNNCLVYDVSMARYLVLDQAVVHRVGALVCTGTCTFGNGLDIPVGIETGGREVQSFADMTMTAAQAIAARRSDRQLQSGYRDFVKAYAEAAASAFGIAGPGCVIRNTPRVADTFAGPGCFIDGATLVENATIMCTPQEKALIGGGAFVRNSCVQWGCEITSMAIVDDSVLTEHSRVERHAKVTKSIIGPNTEIAEGEVTACLVGPFVGLHHQALLIAALWPEGKGNVAAGANVGSNHTARAPDQELWCGEGTFIGLGANIKFPSDFSRAPYGIIATGVTTLPQRMEFPFSLINKPSAAPAGAPQSLNELIPGWVLSDNLYAVKRNESKFLKRNKAKRGAFACDTLRPDTIDLIVSARDRLKNAAPAREWYGPADINGLGENFMTEESRKKGVATYDFYIEYYCLCGLAGRLAGGAAAVSVFRDATKDPVWEHQRGLCGKEGLAKRGVKENLTRLFQMHEKVAADTKKAKQKDDERGRRVIADYDAAHTQAKDDLFVKETTDKIKKMKAELEQIIAKL, encoded by the coding sequence ATGGATGATATAAAGACCCTGACGGCCGGGATTCTTGAAAAATCGGAATTCCTGAACGCCGTCCGCCCGCTCAAACAGGGAAAAACCAAAAGCCGGCTGTTCGGCGACGCGGTGCGCCATTTGTCGGAGGACGAAATATCACGGCTCAAGGCGCAGGGCAACCGGGCCGCCGACTGGCATCTCATCCTGGTGGCCGAGGCCTTCAGGCCCGGCGGGGTTACCGACTCCGCGTTTTTCGGCGTCTGCGTGCTGGGCGCTTTCGACGGGCGGCCGGTCGCCGCCGATGCGTCGCTTGCCATTCCATGCGGGATTTACAAAAGCGTCATTGTCGAATCGGAAATCGGCAACAACTGCCTCGTGTACGACGTTTCCATGGCACGCTATCTTGTCCTCGACCAGGCGGTGGTTCATCGCGTGGGCGCGCTGGTGTGCACGGGAACCTGCACGTTCGGCAACGGCCTCGACATTCCGGTGGGAATAGAGACCGGCGGCCGCGAAGTGCAATCCTTCGCCGACATGACGATGACGGCAGCGCAGGCGATCGCGGCGCGGCGCTCCGACAGGCAGCTTCAGTCCGGTTACAGGGATTTTGTAAAGGCCTATGCCGAGGCCGCGGCTTCGGCGTTCGGCATTGCCGGGCCGGGCTGCGTCATCAGGAACACCCCCCGTGTCGCCGACACTTTTGCCGGACCGGGCTGCTTCATCGACGGCGCAACGCTCGTGGAAAACGCCACGATCATGTGCACACCCCAGGAAAAAGCGCTCATCGGCGGCGGCGCGTTCGTGCGCAACTCGTGCGTGCAATGGGGCTGCGAGATAACTTCGATGGCCATCGTGGACGACTCGGTGCTCACCGAGCATTCCCGCGTGGAACGCCATGCAAAGGTGACAAAGAGCATCATAGGCCCGAACACGGAAATCGCCGAGGGAGAGGTGACCGCGTGCCTGGTCGGACCGTTTGTGGGCTTGCATCACCAGGCGCTGCTCATCGCGGCATTGTGGCCCGAGGGCAAGGGAAACGTCGCCGCCGGCGCCAATGTGGGCTCCAACCACACCGCGCGGGCGCCCGACCAGGAACTCTGGTGCGGCGAGGGCACGTTTATCGGGCTGGGCGCGAATATCAAATTTCCCTCCGACTTTTCCCGCGCGCCCTACGGGATCATCGCCACCGGCGTCACCACCCTTCCCCAGCGGATGGAATTCCCTTTCTCTCTTATCAATAAGCCATCGGCGGCGCCCGCCGGCGCGCCGCAGTCCCTCAACGAGCTTATCCCCGGCTGGGTGCTTTCAGACAACCTCTATGCGGTGAAGAGAAACGAGAGCAAATTCCTCAAGCGCAATAAGGCGAAGCGCGGTGCATTCGCTTGCGACACGCTGCGGCCCGACACCATTGACCTTATCGTTTCGGCCAGGGACCGCCTCAAAAACGCCGCGCCCGCGCGGGAGTGGTACGGGCCGGCCGACATCAACGGGCTCGGCGAAAACTTCATGACCGAGGAAAGCAGGAAAAAAGGTGTTGCGACCTACGATTTTTACATTGAATATTATTGTCTCTGCGGTCTCGCGGGACGTCTGGCAGGCGGAGCCGCGGCCGTCTCGGTCTTCCGCGACGCAACGAAAGACCCCGTTTGGGAGCACCAGCGCGGTCTTTGCGGCAAGGAAGGGCTTGCCAAACGCGGCGTCAAGGAGAACCTGACCCGGCTTTTTCAGATGCACGAGAAAGTCGCGGCCGATACGAAAAAGGCCAAACAGAAGGACGACGAGCGCGGCAGACGCGTCATCGCCGATTACGATGCGGCGCATACGCAGGCAAAAGATGATTTATTTGTCAAGGAAACTACGGATAAAATAAAGAAAATGAAGGCCGAACTGGAGCAGATCATCGCGAAGCTCTGA
- a CDS encoding DUF362 domain-containing protein — protein sequence MIARRSFLKTSTLAAAGLAAASVGLRTAFSRSSGFVTGMQINPDIDNLRVVACCDPSMENSVPLKWDTASQNSVVNAAKVSDVMDAMARALAQKADTQAAWATILKKPDAKAWPDVRIAIKVNCSGLDATTGLHPRAAFINKICSVLNGFGVPFASMVIYDTMDDAVSNFSGFKGTLLPADVVVSNGGDTFPVTVMGEALKCTTLIQNADVLVNIGVNKPHIATWVGLTMTCKNHVGTITRGAHGSNCPQDLTQLFELNKNEAIIGTPSAGVPCRQQLCIVDSLWSSKAGDWSCIPDTPLYYAVMGTFGPAVDYLTTRKIRIDIMNCTTHPDADLNRFITDFGYADADRQSLTTLTPDQNFGRGWVEVPASGIIYGHSSTAPGAQTVELLISGRNKRASLLHVSFPSTEPVAGASVFSPDGRLVCLLESPLAGRFTWDGTAGGGHHAGPGQYYLQIHGPHMARSYHFSYY from the coding sequence ATGATTGCCAGGCGCAGCTTCTTAAAAACCTCCACTTTAGCCGCCGCCGGCCTTGCGGCCGCTTCCGTCGGGTTAAGAACGGCATTCTCCCGTTCCTCCGGCTTTGTCACCGGCATGCAGATCAATCCGGACATCGACAATCTCCGCGTAGTGGCGTGCTGCGATCCGTCAATGGAAAACAGCGTCCCGCTTAAATGGGACACGGCGTCCCAGAACAGCGTGGTAAACGCCGCTAAAGTTTCGGACGTCATGGACGCCATGGCACGGGCGCTTGCGCAGAAGGCCGATACGCAGGCGGCGTGGGCCACCATCCTAAAAAAACCGGACGCCAAGGCGTGGCCGGACGTCCGGATCGCGATAAAAGTCAACTGCTCGGGCCTCGACGCCACCACGGGACTGCACCCGCGCGCTGCGTTTATCAATAAAATCTGCAGCGTGCTTAACGGATTCGGCGTCCCCTTTGCCAGCATGGTCATTTACGACACCATGGACGACGCCGTGTCGAATTTCAGCGGATTCAAGGGCACCCTCCTCCCCGCCGATGTCGTGGTGAGCAACGGAGGTGACACGTTTCCGGTCACCGTGATGGGTGAGGCGCTCAAGTGCACCACGCTCATCCAGAACGCGGACGTGCTTGTCAACATAGGAGTCAACAAACCCCACATCGCCACTTGGGTCGGGCTCACCATGACCTGCAAGAACCACGTGGGCACCATCACCCGAGGCGCGCACGGATCGAACTGCCCGCAGGACCTCACGCAGCTGTTCGAGCTCAACAAGAACGAAGCCATCATCGGCACCCCTTCGGCCGGCGTGCCGTGCCGGCAGCAGCTCTGCATCGTCGATTCGCTGTGGTCTTCGAAGGCCGGCGACTGGAGCTGCATCCCGGACACGCCGCTGTATTACGCGGTGATGGGCACGTTCGGCCCCGCGGTCGATTACTTGACAACACGGAAGATCCGCATCGACATCATGAATTGCACCACGCACCCGGACGCGGACCTCAACCGGTTCATCACCGATTTCGGGTACGCCGACGCCGACCGGCAGAGCCTCACGACGCTCACGCCGGACCAGAACTTCGGCCGCGGCTGGGTCGAGGTACCGGCGTCGGGAATAATTTACGGCCATTCGTCAACCGCGCCCGGCGCGCAGACCGTTGAGCTTTTGATAAGCGGGAGAAACAAAAGGGCGTCCCTGCTTCACGTATCGTTTCCTTCCACCGAACCCGTTGCAGGCGCATCGGTGTTTTCACCGGATGGGAGACTGGTCTGCTTGCTCGAATCGCCGCTGGCAGGGCGTTTTACCTGGGACGGCACCGCAGGCGGCGGTCATCACGCTGGTCCGGGACAGTATTATTTACAGATACACGGTCCGCATATGGCACGGTCGTATCATTTCAGCTATTATTGA
- a CDS encoding DUF4962 domain-containing protein, with amino-acid sequence MGKSFWKKFILALIVLIGPEAVLANHPSIFFSSTDIPSIRTKATTTHAAIMAPIISCANSLLPLPLPTAPTGAASSDLSLDARDVTVLAFAFVATGDVQYLTLGRSYLTAFATWPYWGADATLGDRDLSLGSMIRACAMAYDWLYDSLSAGDRAAVRAALVKHSQEMYEAAAGPYTAAWANWWPESYGQNHWDNNNTALGIAALALDGECDSAAQWLSHVIAQMRRDSFDLANIGDGTWHEGCLYQNSKLTASMPFYFNLKRLKNIDLYPRNYLSNYALFALYNYLPSDRQMALDFSSYIDDWGGWLSAAGYSLLALAGSECGSGIGQWLWARMGTDLGRSSYQAGNHVCEFFYYSPSAASTPPANLPLYRTLWDLQGVIWRTGWGDSDLTFGLKTGAYGGMFLYNQYLSKNYPFDTSGANLNVGHDHADANTIWLYRGSATLIGENEGRSLYDDLGTAYQSSSHNTLLVDGRGQYFPTDQTGVYAGNDGLLTTVSDIDGYDFVSSDASRRCRSTNADGSMGPFMVSLFARNVLFVRPAYFIIVDNVADSAAHSYEIRFHCADSAVIDTAGGWARASSGQGNLLGIKTLSPAPFVFDTVDSAKPSIVIRPPQAVKKVDFVNVIFPSTVSTWAARPAFTLTNQTSSASVVHVSGNLAFDHIIRRAGAGDTAAAGGYVTDANAASIGFASDGIIKDVFLGAGTVVADSSGRRVILQSAAKVNAVHASISDTAVAVYLDDKSPLNLKLYAPNATPAMVRVPGRNPQAVKQGSYLIITESMQVDRMVPGQQKYAAFSFTFDKRRPAFRITSPGSGTAVVSLYRLDGKCVWKSRPTSLIRGIPAFVPNDGFVPRHSTYAVRMEIKGAVSAQTLLHLAE; translated from the coding sequence ATGGGTAAATCCTTTTGGAAAAAATTCATTCTGGCGCTCATTGTCCTTATTGGACCTGAAGCAGTTCTTGCAAACCATCCGTCCATTTTCTTCTCCTCCACCGACATCCCTTCAATCAGAACCAAGGCAACCACCACCCACGCCGCCATCATGGCGCCCATCATATCCTGCGCAAACTCCCTGTTGCCGCTGCCACTGCCGACAGCCCCTACCGGTGCGGCGTCTTCCGATCTGAGCCTTGACGCGCGCGACGTCACGGTGCTCGCGTTCGCGTTTGTCGCCACCGGCGATGTTCAGTACCTGACGCTCGGCCGGAGCTATCTCACCGCGTTTGCCACGTGGCCGTACTGGGGCGCGGACGCGACGCTCGGCGACCGTGACCTGTCGCTCGGCTCAATGATCCGGGCATGCGCCATGGCATATGACTGGCTCTATGACAGCCTTTCGGCGGGCGACCGCGCCGCGGTGCGCGCCGCATTGGTCAAGCACAGCCAGGAAATGTACGAAGCGGCCGCGGGCCCGTACACCGCCGCGTGGGCGAACTGGTGGCCGGAATCGTACGGCCAGAACCACTGGGACAACAACAACACCGCGCTCGGCATTGCCGCGCTCGCGCTCGACGGCGAATGCGACAGTGCTGCACAATGGCTCTCCCACGTGATCGCCCAGATGCGCAGGGACAGCTTCGACCTCGCGAACATCGGCGACGGCACATGGCACGAGGGCTGCCTGTATCAGAACTCCAAGCTCACCGCGTCAATGCCGTTCTATTTCAACCTCAAGCGGCTCAAGAACATCGACCTGTACCCGCGCAATTACCTCTCGAACTACGCACTCTTCGCCCTGTACAATTATCTGCCGTCGGACCGCCAGATGGCGCTCGACTTTTCGAGTTACATCGATGACTGGGGCGGATGGCTGAGCGCCGCGGGATATTCCCTGCTCGCGCTTGCGGGATCGGAATGCGGCTCGGGCATCGGCCAGTGGCTCTGGGCAAGAATGGGCACCGACCTTGGGCGCAGTTCGTACCAGGCGGGCAATCACGTGTGCGAGTTCTTTTATTATTCACCGTCCGCCGCCTCCACCCCGCCTGCAAACCTCCCTTTGTACCGCACTTTGTGGGACCTTCAGGGCGTGATCTGGCGCACGGGCTGGGGCGACTCGGACCTGACCTTCGGATTAAAAACCGGCGCCTACGGCGGCATGTTTCTTTACAATCAGTATTTGTCGAAGAACTACCCCTTCGACACATCGGGCGCGAACCTCAACGTGGGTCACGACCACGCCGACGCCAACACCATCTGGCTGTACCGGGGCAGCGCCACCCTAATCGGCGAGAACGAGGGCCGCAGTCTGTATGACGACCTCGGCACCGCGTACCAGTCGTCGTCGCACAACACCCTGCTCGTGGACGGCAGGGGCCAGTACTTCCCCACCGACCAGACAGGCGTGTACGCGGGCAACGACGGGCTCCTCACCACGGTCAGCGACATTGACGGATACGACTTCGTCTCCTCCGACGCGTCGCGGCGGTGCCGGTCCACGAACGCCGACGGGTCCATGGGGCCGTTCATGGTTTCGCTTTTCGCAAGGAACGTCCTGTTCGTGCGCCCCGCGTATTTCATCATCGTGGACAATGTCGCCGACAGCGCGGCGCACTCGTACGAGATCCGGTTCCACTGCGCCGATTCGGCCGTCATCGACACCGCCGGCGGATGGGCGCGGGCATCGAGCGGACAGGGCAATCTGCTCGGCATCAAAACGCTCTCGCCCGCTCCGTTCGTGTTCGACACCGTTGATTCCGCCAAGCCCAGCATTGTCATCAGGCCGCCGCAGGCCGTGAAAAAGGTTGACTTTGTCAACGTGATTTTCCCGTCGACCGTCTCAACCTGGGCCGCACGGCCGGCATTCACCCTGACCAATCAGACCTCATCCGCATCCGTGGTGCATGTGAGCGGAAATCTCGCATTTGACCATATCATCCGCCGCGCGGGCGCCGGCGACACGGCAGCGGCCGGCGGCTATGTGACGGACGCGAACGCGGCGAGCATCGGCTTTGCATCCGACGGCATCATAAAAGATGTTTTCCTGGGCGCAGGCACCGTGGTCGCGGACAGCAGCGGCCGGCGCGTTATTTTGCAAAGTGCTGCCAAGGTGAACGCCGTGCATGCGTCAATTTCAGACACCGCCGTGGCCGTGTATCTTGACGATAAAAGCCCGCTTAATCTCAAGCTGTACGCTCCGAATGCAACGCCCGCAATGGTGCGGGTGCCGGGTCGCAATCCGCAGGCCGTAAAGCAAGGCAGCTATCTCATCATCACGGAATCGATGCAGGTTGACAGGATGGTACCGGGCCAGCAAAAGTACGCCGCATTCTCATTTACTTTTGATAAAAGGCGTCCGGCATTCAGGATAACGTCCCCCGGCTCGGGGACGGCAGTGGTGAGCCTGTACCGCCTTGACGGGAAATGCGTGTGGAAGAGCAGGCCGACCTCTTTGATTCGCGGTATTCCGGCATTTGTTCCGAATGATGGATTCGTTCCGCGGCATTCGACGTATGCGGTCAGGATGGAAATAAAAGGCGCGGTAAGTGCCCAGACGCTGCTTCACTTAGCGGAATAA
- a CDS encoding glycoside hydrolase family 88 protein — protein MKSITLFFVVISFPIIIAPAKAYPDEFAPDSIIGITKRVAYYHMKSGPIYPNSWDGGAYMTGVMAMHRLTKDSTYLNFARQWAIKFKWMPCVTLLTTSADDICCCQTYCEIYLLDPRPANDSMIANVKTNLENLFYTVKQQGIWSWDDALYMAPPAVSRYCRAINNNEFIDSMAQYWWTTSANLYDTNYHLWYRDGGFKTQKAANGQPVFWSCGVAWVLGGMTRVLRDMPLDHPQRPKWEKQFREMAAAIMAEQGFNSLYSGLWTTSMRDHTQFPDPETSASAFFCFGMAWGINNHLLDSAQYIDCVKKAWRDLVANVGTDGRLQRCENVSDQPASIDVNNSSVEGEGAFMQAGEQMWMMATGATAAAAVSPANNKALYNTVGSRIIISAHDGAITIPKDASGAALFDLSGKLVLDYTELSGKTLRVPKNLSKNKAYVLKCIK, from the coding sequence ATGAAATCCATCACATTGTTTTTTGTGGTCATTTCTTTTCCTATTATTATAGCGCCCGCTAAAGCCTACCCCGACGAATTCGCCCCGGACAGCATCATCGGCATCACCAAGCGCGTGGCCTATTACCATATGAAAAGCGGGCCGATCTACCCCAACAGCTGGGACGGCGGGGCATACATGACCGGCGTCATGGCAATGCACCGTCTCACCAAAGACAGCACCTATCTCAATTTCGCGCGGCAGTGGGCGATCAAATTCAAATGGATGCCGTGCGTCACGCTTCTCACCACCAGCGCCGACGATATCTGCTGCTGCCAGACCTATTGCGAGATTTACCTGCTCGACCCGAGGCCGGCCAACGACTCGATGATAGCGAATGTCAAAACGAACCTTGAAAATCTTTTTTATACGGTCAAGCAACAAGGTATTTGGAGCTGGGACGATGCCCTGTACATGGCGCCGCCAGCGGTGTCCCGATATTGCCGGGCGATCAATAACAATGAATTCATAGATTCGATGGCCCAGTACTGGTGGACGACCAGCGCAAATCTTTACGACACGAACTACCACCTCTGGTACCGCGACGGCGGATTTAAAACCCAGAAAGCGGCCAACGGCCAGCCCGTGTTCTGGTCGTGCGGCGTGGCATGGGTTTTGGGAGGGATGACGCGCGTATTGCGGGACATGCCGCTTGATCATCCCCAACGGCCCAAATGGGAAAAGCAATTCAGGGAAATGGCGGCCGCGATCATGGCCGAACAGGGCTTCAATTCCCTTTACAGCGGGCTGTGGACCACGAGCATGCGCGATCACACTCAATTTCCCGATCCGGAAACAAGCGCGTCGGCTTTCTTCTGTTTCGGCATGGCATGGGGAATCAACAATCACCTTCTGGATTCGGCGCAGTACATCGACTGCGTAAAAAAAGCCTGGCGCGACCTCGTGGCAAACGTGGGCACCGACGGCAGGCTCCAACGGTGCGAGAACGTAAGCGATCAGCCAGCCAGCATCGACGTGAACAATTCGTCGGTGGAAGGCGAAGGCGCGTTCATGCAAGCGGGGGAACAGATGTGGATGATGGCGACAGGGGCAACGGCGGCAGCGGCTGTTTCTCCTGCCAACAATAAAGCTCTTTATAATACTGTAGGTTCCAGAATTATAATTTCCGCACATGATGGAGCAATCACCATTCCCAAGGACGCGAGCGGTGCCGCACTCTTTGACCTTTCGGGAAAATTGGTGCTTGATTATACGGAATTATCAGGCAAAACGCTCCGTGTCCCGAAAAATCTATCGAAGAACAAGGCGTATGTTCTAAAATGTATAAAGTAG